Within the Scomber scombrus chromosome 4, fScoSco1.1, whole genome shotgun sequence genome, the region GCCTCTTGGCTCTGTACACCATGGCTTTGAAGTCGTCCTGCTTCGATCTCAACACAATCACCTTCACCGTCGGTGACAAGAGTGAGACGCTGCAGACACACCTGAAGAAACAGATGGAACTAGAAAAAGAGCACATTGCATGTAAGATTTTCACTGatcgtctgtttttttgtacatttgtactTCTTTGCAAACTTGCTTGCCTGAAATTGCCCTTGAGGGACAAATCAAgtattttgaattgaattgaaggCCAGCAGATGCCATAAAAGGCTGTTCATCAGTCAGTTCATTTCCTATTGTGCTACAAAATGAgttcaaagtttatttattgaggACACTTATTCAGAAAGAAGCCTAATTGATGTAAAAGTGTCAAGtcaaatcctttttttctcaagtCACTGTAGTAACCTTGCTCTTGTTCTaatatcttttggttttacttttatatcttctctctttctcgcaGTCAGCCACCGCCCTTTGACCAACTATTACCAGTACTCTCTGGGTGTGCTCGCTCTGTGCGTGAGCGGCATCAGGGTCAACAACCATGTCAGCAACAAGCTCATCAAGGCTGTAGAACATGAACACTTCAAACATGGAGAAGCTGAGAGTATCGGTGAGTAAAAACTCCTCTGAAGGTTTTCttcagctgttaaaataaataataaatcaataatttcCAGTCCCTATGTGTGCAAGTATGCTTGTCAATTCATATAAATTCTCAGTAAATTTCTCTATACATGTATTTCAGCCTACATACAAGTACGATTGTTTATAGCTAATGCAGGAAAACTATCTACATCCAAAACATGAGATGGTTAGTTTCTTTATGGTTTcatacacaggcacacacaaaagAGTTTGACTATGATCTTGAAGACAGGAGCATCTGGAGTTGTAAATAAACTGAGATCTATACTTTTTATTGGactgtaaattaaaatgtagGGTTGCAAACTGTCGATGGTATGAAATAGTATTTACTTGTCTAGATATTTCAGACCAGTTAATATAGAGGCCCATGAAGTTATCTGAGAATAATTTTACCAGTGCTTCACAGAAATGTGCCTGAATGAAGATTCACAGTAGGAATCTGTACGTAGTCCTGAACTCCAGTTCTGTTAATTccaatatttaaaaacactcaAGAGGATGACAGGTTATGTGAATTGTGTGAACTTTGAGAAGttgaaaataaatcacatcTTCTGTATTGTCCTTTTTTATGATGAGTTAAGAACACCGATACTTAATGAAATATCTGTTCAAAATCCAGAAATGTGTTGGTGCTTTGATGATGACAGAATGGaattgttgtttaattttaatgttaataagTTCGCTACTTTGTCTCTAAagcttggggaaaaaaacactttgtgcATGACACAATAGTAAATTAaactcaaatcaaatcaattgtATTTGAGAGGAATCAAGTGGTGGCACTTGCACAGAGTTCagtcacttcttcttctttcctcatccTGTCCAATATGCATGTTTTATAGATACCTATGCCATGGCTGGAATGGCCCTGCAGTGTGTGAAGGAGTCTGGTTCCCATGCACATAATGATGCTGAGGTTGACACAGCCCTTACCAAGATCAAGCAGAAGCTCTTGGCCTCCCGACGGAATGATGGTCATATGGGCAATGAGTTCAGCACAGGCCTTGCAGTACAAGTAAgggactttttttattttttatatgtcttCCTTACTCTTTTTCTgcttaaaacacaattaaaattaatctttttggcctaatatgtgttgtttttaaggCCCTGTTGGCAATGGGCAGCCAGGTTGCAGAGTGTGCCGCTTCAATGGAAGCCATGAGGATAGATGCCAGAAGCAACACATACCACAACCCCATGGCCGTATCTCAGATCCTGCCAGCTCTCCAGCAGAAATCCTACCTGGCAGTTAAAAGCAAGGAGTGCCAAAATGAAGATGGTATGTACAATATTATTTCTTACCTCTGTGGTGATTTTCAGGTTGTAACGGTATATGTCTTCTTACAGACTCTCTGGTGCTGGAGCCCGCAGACCCTACGATGGTTTTACCAAGCCAGACCAAAGTGGCTCTGAATGTGGAAGTGGTGGCATCCAACGGGGCAGCTGCTCTTTACTCTGTTGATGTACCACAGGGTAGCTCTCTGTTGGAGGCCCTTGAACTTCTCAAGGGGAAAAGTGTTGGCTTCATGTGAGTTCACATAACTTTGCATTTGAAGTTTTATCTAAGTCCTGTATGA harbors:
- the tcn2 gene encoding transcobalamin-2 — encoded protein: MYSLIIITGLLAFASSKPCETGSNSELLLSLKKILLHSLEEQEGLPNPSVHLALRLSDSHNLAMESVHLNKLKSHLHNDLRNSLSNSQPVVGLLALYTMALKSSCFDLNTITFTVGDKSETLQTHLKKQMELEKEHIAFSHRPLTNYYQYSLGVLALCVSGIRVNNHVSNKLIKAVEHEHFKHGEAESIDTYAMAGMALQCVKESGSHAHNDAEVDTALTKIKQKLLASRRNDGHMGNEFSTGLAVQALLAMGSQVAECAASMEAMRIDARSNTYHNPMAVSQILPALQQKSYLAVKSKECQNEDDSLVLEPADPTMVLPSQTKVALNVEVVASNGAAALYSVDVPQGSSLLEALELLKGKSVGFMFETESSLWGPFLSAVNGEQARQSDRRYWHLSSNDAALSEGINDFKIESAQKITIKNTTY